A genomic region of Burkholderia humptydooensis contains the following coding sequences:
- a CDS encoding aldehyde dehydrogenase family protein, with translation MLKETYPYYLANEAVYANTDLDVTDKYSGTVATRVALADAKAIDAAIAAAVDAQKPLRALPAFKRQAILEHCVARFRERFDELAEALCIEAGKPINDSKGEVTRLIDTFRVAAEESVRIEGGLVNLEISPRAQGYSGYYKRVPIGPCSFISPFNFPLNLAAHKVAPALAAGCPFVLKPASRTPIGALIIGEVLAETDLPKGAFSILPAHRDGADLFTTDERFKLLSFTGSPAVGWALKEKAGKKKVVLELGGNAAAIVDADQRERLDYVVDRLAFGAYYQSGQSCIGVQRIIAHADVYDALRERLIAKTRSLKMGDPKDPATFVGPMISESEARRLAGWMDAAVAAGAKIVAGGKVDGAMFEATLLEEVRRDQDLYRKEAFGPVALLERYSDFDDALARVNDSDFGLQAGVFTDSLSHAQRAWDELEVGGVVINDVPSFRVDNMPYGGVKDSGLGREGIRYAIEDMTELRLMVVRRR, from the coding sequence ATGCTGAAGGAAACCTATCCGTATTACCTCGCAAACGAGGCGGTGTACGCGAACACCGATCTCGACGTCACCGACAAGTACAGCGGCACGGTCGCGACGCGCGTCGCGCTTGCCGATGCGAAGGCGATCGACGCCGCGATCGCGGCGGCCGTCGACGCGCAGAAGCCGTTGCGCGCGCTGCCCGCGTTCAAGCGGCAGGCGATCCTCGAACACTGCGTCGCGCGCTTTCGCGAACGCTTCGACGAGCTCGCCGAGGCGCTGTGCATCGAGGCGGGCAAGCCGATCAACGATTCGAAGGGCGAAGTGACGCGCCTCATCGATACGTTCCGCGTCGCGGCCGAGGAATCGGTGCGCATCGAGGGCGGCCTCGTCAATCTCGAAATCTCGCCGCGCGCCCAGGGCTACAGCGGCTATTACAAGCGCGTGCCGATCGGCCCGTGCTCGTTCATCTCGCCGTTCAATTTCCCGCTGAACCTCGCCGCGCACAAGGTTGCGCCCGCGCTCGCCGCCGGCTGCCCGTTCGTGCTGAAGCCCGCGAGCCGCACGCCGATCGGCGCGCTGATCATCGGCGAGGTGCTCGCGGAAACCGATTTGCCGAAGGGCGCGTTCTCGATCCTGCCCGCGCACCGCGACGGCGCTGATCTTTTCACGACCGACGAGCGCTTCAAGCTGCTGTCGTTCACGGGCTCGCCCGCCGTCGGCTGGGCGCTGAAGGAGAAGGCGGGCAAGAAGAAGGTCGTGCTCGAGCTGGGCGGCAACGCGGCGGCGATCGTCGACGCCGACCAGCGCGAACGGCTCGACTACGTCGTCGATCGTCTCGCGTTCGGCGCGTACTACCAATCCGGGCAGAGTTGCATCGGCGTGCAGCGGATCATCGCGCACGCGGATGTTTATGATGCGCTGCGCGAGCGGCTGATCGCGAAGACGCGCTCGCTGAAGATGGGGGATCCGAAGGACCCGGCCACGTTCGTCGGCCCGATGATCTCCGAATCCGAGGCGCGGCGGCTCGCGGGCTGGATGGACGCGGCGGTGGCGGCGGGCGCGAAGATCGTCGCGGGCGGCAAGGTCGATGGCGCGATGTTCGAGGCGACGCTGCTCGAAGAGGTGCGCCGCGATCAGGATCTGTATCGGAAGGAGGCGTTCGGCCCGGTCGCGCTGCTCGAGCGGTACTCCGATTTCGACGACGCGCTCGCGCGCGTGAACGACAGCGACTTCGGCCTGCAGGCGGGCGTGTTCACCGATTCGCTGTCGCATGCGCAGCGCGCATGGGACGAACTCGAAGTGGGCGGCGTCGTGATCAACGACGTGCCGTCATTCCGCGTCGACAACATGCCATACGGCGGCGTGAAGGACTCGGGGCTCGGCCGCGAAGGAATCCGCTACGCGATCGAGGACATGACCGAGCTGCGCTTGATGGTCGTGCGCCGGCGCTGA
- a CDS encoding acetolactate synthase large subunit translates to MKASDLFVKALEAEGVQYVFGIPGEENLDLLESLRRSRIKLVLTRHEQAAGFMAATYGRLTGKTGVCLATLGPGATNFVTAAAYAQLGGMPMLMITGQKPIKSSKQGHFQIVDVVGMMQPLTKLTRQIVSIGNIPSAVREAFRRAEEERPGATHLELPEDIAHEEGDGEPIPASYSRRPIAEEKALARAIDAIQAARHPLLMIGAGGNRKTTCKMLKEFVDTTGIPFFTTQMGKGVIDETHPLWLGNATLSDGDFVHRAIEHADCIINVGHDVIEKPPFFMRADDKTVIHVNFLGAQVDPVYFPQIEVVGDIANAVWQMKEKLTRQPHWDFSRFMLIKEHFEAHLKKGQDDPRFPMYPVRIVNDLYRSLPEDGIVCLDNGMYKIWFARYWRAHEPNSLLLDNALASMGAGLPSAIATKIVHPQRKVIAVCGDGGFMMNSQELETAVRLKLDLVVMILRDDAFGMIRWKQENMNFPDYAMTLANPDFVAYAQSYGAHGHRIASADALEPLVRECFASPGVHLIDVPIDYSDNERVLNREIKRLSAQL, encoded by the coding sequence ATGAAAGCATCCGATCTGTTCGTGAAGGCGCTGGAGGCGGAAGGCGTCCAGTATGTGTTCGGCATTCCCGGCGAGGAAAACCTCGATCTGCTCGAATCGCTGCGGCGATCCCGGATCAAGCTCGTGTTGACCCGGCATGAGCAGGCGGCGGGCTTCATGGCGGCCACCTACGGGCGGCTGACCGGCAAGACGGGCGTATGTCTCGCGACGCTCGGGCCCGGCGCGACGAACTTCGTCACCGCGGCCGCGTATGCGCAACTGGGCGGCATGCCGATGCTGATGATCACCGGGCAAAAGCCGATCAAGTCGAGCAAGCAGGGGCACTTCCAGATCGTCGACGTCGTCGGGATGATGCAGCCGCTCACGAAGCTCACGCGGCAGATCGTGTCGATCGGCAACATTCCGTCGGCGGTGCGCGAGGCGTTCCGGCGCGCGGAGGAAGAGCGCCCGGGCGCGACGCATCTCGAATTGCCCGAGGACATCGCGCATGAGGAGGGCGACGGCGAGCCGATTCCGGCGAGCTACAGCCGCCGGCCGATCGCCGAGGAGAAGGCGCTCGCGCGCGCGATCGACGCGATCCAGGCGGCGCGCCATCCGCTCCTGATGATCGGCGCGGGCGGCAATCGCAAGACCACCTGCAAGATGCTCAAGGAGTTCGTCGACACGACGGGCATTCCGTTCTTCACGACGCAGATGGGCAAGGGCGTGATCGACGAGACGCATCCGCTGTGGCTCGGCAACGCGACGCTGTCGGACGGCGATTTCGTTCACCGCGCGATCGAGCACGCTGACTGCATCATCAACGTCGGCCACGACGTGATCGAGAAGCCGCCGTTCTTCATGCGCGCCGACGACAAGACCGTGATCCACGTGAATTTCCTCGGCGCGCAGGTCGATCCCGTCTACTTCCCGCAGATCGAGGTCGTCGGCGACATCGCGAACGCGGTGTGGCAGATGAAGGAGAAGCTCACGCGGCAGCCGCACTGGGATTTCTCGCGCTTCATGCTGATCAAGGAGCACTTCGAGGCGCACCTGAAGAAGGGGCAGGACGATCCGCGCTTTCCGATGTATCCGGTGCGCATCGTCAACGATCTGTACCGGTCGCTGCCGGAAGATGGCATCGTGTGTCTCGACAACGGCATGTACAAGATCTGGTTCGCACGCTACTGGCGCGCGCACGAGCCGAACTCGCTGCTGCTCGACAACGCGCTCGCGTCGATGGGCGCGGGGCTGCCGTCGGCGATCGCGACGAAGATCGTGCATCCGCAGCGCAAGGTGATCGCCGTGTGCGGCGACGGCGGCTTCATGATGAATTCTCAGGAGCTCGAAACGGCGGTGCGGCTCAAGCTCGATCTCGTCGTGATGATCCTGCGCGACGACGCGTTCGGCATGATCCGCTGGAAGCAGGAGAACATGAACTTCCCCGATTACGCGATGACGCTCGCGAACCCGGATTTCGTCGCGTATGCGCAGAGCTACGGCGCGCACGGGCACCGGATCGCGTCGGCCGACGCGCTCGAGCCGCTCGTGCGCGAGTGCTTCGCGTCGCCGGGCGTGCATCTGATCGACGTGCCGATCGACTACTCGGACAACGAGCGCGTGCTCAATCGCGAAATCAAGCGCCTGTCGGCGCAACTGTGA